The Rhododendron vialii isolate Sample 1 chromosome 5a, ASM3025357v1 genome contains a region encoding:
- the LOC131326263 gene encoding uncharacterized protein LOC131326263 codes for MDEFSSERSKTWNIYTSSDLSPSQTVLIEREAPWKNFGSSMNAISFGFVATAVLVSMFLIMAIFEHLFRPNPSFSSPQYGSGRSLERRPVEKRRHPQEVSTSHTSDFSVLMPGQQYPTYIAQPAPLPCPREGVNWPSHEQDITLP; via the exons ATGGATGAGTTCAGTTCCGAAAGGTCAAAGACATGGAACATCTACACCAGTTCAGACCTTAGCCCTTCTCAAACAGTACTCATCGAGAGGGAGGCTCCGTGGAAGAACTTTGGGTCATCAATGAATGCCATTTCTTTTGGCTTCGTTGCGACTGCAGTACTGGTATCAATGTTTCTTATAATGGCCATTTTCGAACATCTGTTTAGGCCaaatccttctttttcttcacctcAGTATGGGAGTGGTAGATCTCTGGAAAGAAGACCGGTGGAGAAACGTCGGCATCCACAAGAA GTTTCGACATCGCACACGTCAGATTTTTCAGTACTGATGCCAGGACAGCAGTATCCTACATACATAGCCCAACCTGCTCCTCTCCCCTGTCCAAGGGAAGGTGTCAATTGGCCTTCCCATGAACAAGATATTACTTTGCCTTAA